In Amycolatopsis sp. EV170708-02-1, the following are encoded in one genomic region:
- a CDS encoding DUF5685 family protein: MFGIIRPCRHRLSAGLHADWLAHLCGLCLALRDEHGHLARMVTNYDGLIISALVEAQSPRAEGRREAGPCPLRAMKGTSVAKGGGAQLAAAVSLVLASAKISDHVEDRDGAFARRSVALAAKRVATRWADQGSRTGVRIGFDTAVLTEAVDRQGEIERALHLGDSAVLATEPAELATAAAFAHTAVLAGRPENAAPLAEAGRLFGRAAHLLDAVEDLAEDEAAGAWNPLTATGTGLAEARRLCDDAVLGVELALREVRFEQPKLIHALLVHELRQAVRRSFGHNLSGHGHGPQQPPPGWIGPGPRPQQHPHQPYQQQPYPQPPYPQGGHQAPPPRPVPPQGAPGGGGPPQEPPKKKRKHGGPPTDGQGGCCWTPKFRVPAQPRGFFFGCAVATYMCCSCQFCCRDPFPGSWSGKPHEAWCNNCDGCDCCNCCDCSC; this comes from the coding sequence ATGTTCGGGATCATCAGGCCGTGCCGCCACCGGCTTTCCGCAGGGCTGCACGCGGACTGGCTCGCCCATCTCTGCGGTCTTTGCCTGGCACTGCGCGACGAACACGGACATCTCGCCCGAATGGTGACGAACTACGACGGCTTGATCATCTCGGCGCTCGTCGAAGCCCAGTCGCCGCGTGCGGAGGGGCGGCGCGAAGCCGGCCCCTGCCCGCTTCGGGCGATGAAGGGAACGTCGGTCGCGAAGGGCGGCGGTGCCCAGCTCGCGGCGGCAGTCTCCCTGGTGCTGGCGTCGGCCAAGATCAGTGACCACGTCGAGGATCGCGACGGCGCCTTCGCGCGGCGTTCCGTCGCTCTCGCTGCGAAGCGGGTCGCGACGCGTTGGGCTGACCAGGGGAGCCGCACGGGCGTCCGGATCGGCTTCGACACGGCTGTCCTGACCGAGGCCGTCGACCGGCAGGGCGAGATCGAACGCGCCCTCCATCTGGGTGATTCGGCCGTGCTCGCCACCGAACCGGCCGAACTGGCGACGGCGGCCGCGTTCGCGCACACCGCGGTCCTCGCGGGCCGTCCGGAGAACGCCGCGCCGCTGGCCGAGGCCGGGCGCCTGTTCGGCAGGGCGGCTCACCTGCTCGACGCCGTCGAGGACCTCGCCGAGGACGAGGCCGCCGGGGCGTGGAACCCGCTGACGGCCACCGGCACCGGTCTCGCCGAGGCGCGACGCTTGTGCGACGACGCCGTGCTCGGTGTCGAACTCGCCCTTCGCGAAGTGAGGTTCGAACAGCCGAAGCTGATTCACGCGCTGCTCGTGCACGAACTGCGGCAGGCGGTGCGACGGTCCTTCGGGCACAACCTCAGCGGTCACGGGCACGGCCCCCAGCAGCCGCCGCCGGGCTGGATCGGGCCCGGGCCCCGGCCGCAACAGCATCCCCACCAGCCGTATCAGCAACAGCCCTACCCCCAGCCGCCCTACCCGCAGGGCGGACACCAGGCGCCGCCGCCGAGGCCTGTCCCGCCGCAGGGCGCTCCCGGTGGCGGAGGCCCGCCGCAGGAGCCGCCGAAGAAGAAACGGAAGCACGGCGGCCCGCCGACCGACGGCCAGGGCGGCTGCTGCTGGACGCCGAAGTTCCGGGTGCCGGCCCAGCCGAGAGGGTTCTTCTTCGGCTGCGCGGTGGCGACCTACATGTGCTGTTCTTGCCAGTTCTGCTGCCGGGACCCGTTCCCCGGGTCGTGGAGCGGGAAGCCGCACGAGGCCTGGTGCAACAACTGTGACGGTTGTGACTGCTGCAACTGCTGTGACTGCTCATGCTGA
- a CDS encoding DUF402 domain-containing protein, with the protein MTALHPPKVEYFDPAAKTNTDPKGFVRDVDEYREEPFGLYMARPTPGRTQFHYIESWLLPDLGLRITDFWFNPGHERDQDFYLDVVDIRREDGVWVATDLYLDLVLRDKKSVQVIDTDELLAAVTAGLLSPADGERALGVSHTTVDGLATHGHDLRGWLSTKDITLGWRRH; encoded by the coding sequence ATGACCGCGCTGCATCCGCCGAAGGTCGAGTACTTCGACCCGGCCGCGAAGACCAACACCGATCCGAAGGGCTTCGTGAGGGACGTCGACGAATACCGCGAAGAACCCTTCGGCCTCTACATGGCGCGGCCGACGCCGGGGCGGACGCAGTTCCACTACATCGAGTCATGGCTGCTGCCCGATCTCGGCCTGCGGATCACCGATTTCTGGTTCAACCCCGGCCACGAACGCGATCAGGACTTCTACCTCGACGTCGTCGACATCCGCCGCGAGGACGGCGTGTGGGTCGCCACCGACCTCTATCTCGATCTCGTCCTGCGGGACAAGAAGTCCGTCCAGGTGATCGACACCGACGAACTCCTCGCCGCGGTCACCGCCGGGCTGCTCTCCCCCGCCGACGGCGAACGCGCGCTCGGTGTCAGTCACACGACCGTCGACGGGCTGGCCACCCACGGCCACGACCTGCGCGGATGGCTGTCCACAAAGGACATCACGCTCGGCTGGCGACGGCACTGA
- a CDS encoding glycosyltransferase family 39 protein, whose protein sequence is MVIETERLRERTETVPFARAPVLAIAGAMGAVLAATAGRYGYFGDELYFLAAGRHLDWGYADQPPLLPLLARLMDAFGADSPFVLRIPAMLAMVAGVVLTALIARELGGGRKAQTIAAATFAVSLQMLGSGHYLATSTIDPFLWTLLIWLLVRWVRTREDGLLLWSGVVTGFALNTKFLIGGFWLVALIAAVVTGPRDLVRRPALWLGALIATAMIAPTLVWQAANGWPQLTMGAAISQEVSAGWGGRATFVPTLVISAGVPVGMILVGYGLWRLLRSERLRPYRFLGWTALGVLALFLLANGRYYYAAGMFAPLFAAAAVEIEAGQASKYWRWIATWPVYVVAVVIAIPQSLPILPRAELASAPEWARPVFAVEEVGWREITESVARAYRTVPDPSRTGVIAAKYWQASAIDHYGPELGLPSPSSPNRGYATLPRPPESARDVLFVGNDPSGLVPHFTRIQEIGALDNRAGVTNTSQGMKIWLATGRNGTWDTVWPKLTDWGF, encoded by the coding sequence GTGGTCATCGAGACCGAGAGGCTCCGAGAACGCACGGAGACCGTGCCGTTCGCGAGGGCACCGGTGCTGGCGATCGCCGGCGCGATGGGGGCGGTTCTCGCGGCGACGGCAGGTCGCTACGGCTACTTCGGCGACGAGTTGTACTTCCTGGCGGCCGGTCGGCATCTGGACTGGGGGTATGCCGACCAGCCGCCGCTGTTGCCGCTGCTGGCCCGGCTGATGGACGCGTTCGGCGCCGATTCGCCGTTCGTGCTGCGGATCCCCGCGATGCTGGCGATGGTCGCCGGCGTCGTGCTGACGGCGCTCATCGCCAGGGAACTGGGCGGCGGCCGCAAAGCGCAGACGATCGCGGCGGCGACCTTCGCGGTGTCCCTCCAGATGCTGGGCAGCGGGCACTACCTGGCGACCAGCACGATCGACCCGTTCCTGTGGACACTGCTGATCTGGCTGCTCGTGCGCTGGGTGCGGACCCGCGAGGACGGGCTGCTGCTCTGGAGCGGTGTGGTCACCGGGTTCGCGCTGAACACGAAGTTCCTCATCGGTGGCTTCTGGCTGGTCGCGCTGATCGCCGCGGTGGTGACCGGGCCCCGCGACCTCGTCCGCCGTCCGGCGCTGTGGCTCGGCGCGCTGATCGCCACCGCGATGATCGCGCCCACGCTCGTGTGGCAGGCGGCGAACGGATGGCCGCAGCTGACCATGGGCGCGGCGATCTCCCAAGAGGTCTCGGCGGGCTGGGGCGGACGGGCCACGTTCGTCCCGACGCTGGTGATCAGCGCCGGAGTACCGGTGGGGATGATCCTGGTCGGCTATGGCCTGTGGCGGCTGCTGCGGTCCGAACGACTGCGGCCGTACCGCTTCCTCGGCTGGACCGCGCTCGGCGTCCTCGCTCTGTTCCTGCTCGCGAACGGGCGCTACTACTACGCGGCAGGGATGTTCGCCCCGCTGTTCGCCGCCGCGGCGGTGGAGATCGAAGCGGGCCAGGCGTCGAAGTACTGGCGGTGGATCGCCACGTGGCCGGTGTACGTCGTGGCCGTGGTGATCGCGATCCCGCAATCGCTTCCGATCCTCCCGAGGGCGGAGCTGGCGAGTGCGCCGGAGTGGGCCCGGCCGGTCTTCGCCGTCGAGGAGGTCGGCTGGCGGGAGATCACGGAGTCGGTCGCCCGGGCGTACCGGACCGTGCCCGATCCGTCCCGGACCGGCGTCATCGCGGCGAAGTACTGGCAGGCGAGCGCGATCGACCACTATGGACCGGAGCTCGGGCTCCCGTCGCCGTCGAGTCCCAATCGCGGCTACGCGACGCTGCCGAGGCCGCCGGAATCGGCACGGGACGTCCTGTTCGTCGGGAACGACCCTTCGGGGCTTGTGCCGCACTTCACGCGGATCCAGGAGATCGGCGCGCTCGACAACCGGGCCGGGGTCACGAACACGAGCCAGGGCATGAAGATCTGGCTGGCCACCGGCCGGAACGGGACTTGGGACACGGTATGGCCGAAGCTCACGGACTGGGGCTTCTGA
- a CDS encoding glycosyltransferase family 39 protein encodes MEAAHAAETPTVSSAAFARLPVGLLAAAAAAVLLATAWRYGYFGDELYFLSAGKRLAWGYADQPPVLPFLALAMDTLAPGNVFVFRLPAVIATAAGVVFTGLIAYEMGGDRRAQTRAAAAYAICGQFLGSGHYLATSTIDPALWALIAWLLVRWIRTRDDNLLLWLGVATAVALNVKLLIATFWVAAGIAILLFGPRDLLRRPKLWAGAAIAAVSMVPTLWWQAANGWPQLEMGDVIAHETTGGWSGRAGFLPALLTGAGLGIGVVGVLYGLWVLSFSPRLRTYRFLGWTTVGVIALFILSNGRYYYAAGMFGVLWAGAAVHFGQLKPSLWFRWIPTWPVFLLSALYTLPYALPVWPAAWLAEGRDVPRPAYALEEIGWPDLARSVADAYHRLPPEQRARTTLVTAGYWQAGALDRYGADYGLPAVYSPSRGFWYFGHPPETADSVLFVGPDPARLLRSFTDARIVAHVDNAAGVRNVSRGMPIWLVTGHTEAWATAWPGLREFRV; translated from the coding sequence ATGGAAGCCGCCCACGCGGCCGAAACACCGACCGTGTCCAGTGCGGCGTTCGCCCGGCTCCCGGTGGGGCTGCTCGCCGCCGCGGCCGCGGCGGTCCTGCTGGCGACGGCGTGGCGCTACGGCTACTTCGGCGACGAACTGTACTTCCTTTCCGCGGGCAAGCGGCTGGCCTGGGGATATGCGGATCAGCCGCCGGTGCTCCCGTTCCTGGCGCTGGCGATGGACACGCTCGCGCCGGGCAACGTCTTCGTGTTCCGGCTGCCCGCCGTCATCGCGACGGCCGCCGGTGTCGTGTTCACCGGGCTCATCGCCTACGAGATGGGCGGGGACCGCCGGGCGCAGACCCGCGCCGCCGCCGCGTACGCGATCTGCGGGCAGTTCCTCGGCAGCGGGCACTACCTGGCCACTTCGACGATCGATCCGGCGCTGTGGGCGCTCATCGCGTGGCTGCTCGTCCGGTGGATACGGACGCGTGACGACAACCTGCTGCTGTGGCTGGGCGTGGCGACCGCGGTCGCGCTGAACGTCAAGCTCCTCATCGCGACGTTCTGGGTCGCCGCCGGGATCGCGATCCTGCTCTTCGGGCCCCGGGATCTCTTGCGCAGGCCCAAACTCTGGGCCGGTGCGGCGATCGCCGCGGTGTCGATGGTGCCGACGCTCTGGTGGCAGGCCGCGAACGGCTGGCCGCAGCTGGAGATGGGCGACGTCATCGCCCACGAGACCACCGGCGGCTGGAGCGGGCGCGCCGGGTTCCTGCCCGCCCTGCTGACCGGCGCCGGGCTCGGCATCGGTGTCGTCGGTGTCCTTTATGGACTCTGGGTGCTGTCGTTCTCGCCCAGGCTGCGCACCTACCGGTTCCTCGGCTGGACGACCGTCGGCGTGATCGCGCTGTTCATCCTGTCCAACGGCCGGTACTACTACGCGGCGGGCATGTTCGGGGTCCTGTGGGCGGGTGCGGCCGTCCACTTCGGACAGCTGAAGCCGTCACTGTGGTTCCGCTGGATCCCGACCTGGCCGGTGTTCCTGCTTTCCGCGCTGTACACCCTCCCGTACGCGCTGCCCGTGTGGCCCGCCGCCTGGCTCGCGGAAGGCCGCGACGTACCGCGTCCGGCGTACGCGCTGGAGGAGATCGGCTGGCCGGACCTCGCCCGTTCGGTCGCCGACGCCTATCACCGCCTCCCGCCGGAACAGCGGGCGCGCACCACCCTCGTCACGGCCGGCTACTGGCAGGCCGGAGCGCTGGACCGGTACGGCGCCGACTACGGGCTGCCCGCCGTGTACAGCCCGAGCCGCGGGTTCTGGTACTTCGGGCATCCACCCGAGACCGCGGACAGCGTCCTGTTCGTCGGTCCGGATCCCGCGCGGCTGCTCCGGTCCTTCACCGACGCCCGGATCGTCGCGCACGTGGACAACGCGGCCGGTGTCCGCAATGTGAGCCGCGGGATGCCGATCTGGCTCGTCACCGGCCACACCGAAGCCTGGGCGACGGCGTGGCCGGGGTTGAGGGAATTCCGAGTGTGA
- the coaE gene encoding dephospho-CoA kinase — MLRVGLTGGIGAGKSTVANRLSEHGAVLIDSDKIAREVVEPGTPGLAELVEAFGEDILASDGALDRAALAAKAFADEDSRKRLNSIVHPRVGARTAELMAAAAPDAIIVHDIPLLVEGGLAPMYHLVVMVDAPEEVRVRRLVEARGMAETDARARIKAQATTDQRRAVADVWFDNSGAPDIVLAEVDALWADRLTPFEANVRLRKPRAPMSPKIAPYDETWPVQAERALARIRVAVGDNAVRIDHIGSTSVPGLPAKDILDLQLTVSTLDKADELADALSDAGFPRADGEWFDDAHGEEGTWPKRFHFGGDPRRPVNLHVRSQETPAWRLALLFPEWLRQNPGERDAYAAVKNAMAAKHAGDGTVERYTDEKQVWVDAAFTRADAWAESTGWTP, encoded by the coding sequence ATGCTGCGTGTGGGCCTGACCGGCGGGATCGGCGCCGGAAAATCGACGGTGGCGAACCGGCTTTCCGAGCACGGCGCCGTCCTCATCGACTCCGACAAGATCGCCAGGGAGGTCGTCGAACCGGGGACGCCAGGGCTCGCCGAGCTCGTCGAGGCCTTCGGGGAAGACATCCTGGCCTCCGACGGTGCGCTCGACCGGGCCGCGCTCGCCGCGAAGGCGTTCGCCGACGAGGACTCGCGCAAGCGGCTGAACTCGATCGTCCATCCGAGGGTCGGCGCCAGGACGGCCGAGCTGATGGCGGCCGCCGCGCCGGACGCGATCATCGTCCACGACATCCCGCTGCTGGTCGAGGGCGGGCTCGCGCCGATGTACCACCTCGTCGTCATGGTCGACGCGCCGGAGGAGGTCCGGGTCCGCCGCCTGGTCGAGGCACGGGGAATGGCCGAAACGGACGCGCGAGCCAGGATCAAGGCGCAGGCCACGACCGATCAGCGCCGGGCCGTGGCCGACGTGTGGTTCGACAACAGCGGAGCGCCCGACATCGTGCTCGCCGAGGTCGACGCGCTGTGGGCGGACCGGCTGACCCCGTTCGAGGCGAACGTGCGGCTCCGCAAACCGCGTGCGCCGATGTCGCCGAAGATCGCGCCGTACGACGAGACGTGGCCGGTGCAGGCCGAGCGGGCGCTCGCGCGGATCCGGGTGGCGGTGGGCGACAACGCCGTGCGGATCGATCACATCGGTTCGACGTCCGTGCCGGGCCTGCCCGCCAAGGACATCCTCGACCTCCAGCTGACGGTGTCCACTTTGGACAAGGCCGACGAGCTGGCGGACGCGCTCTCCGACGCGGGGTTCCCGCGGGCGGACGGGGAGTGGTTCGACGACGCGCACGGCGAAGAGGGCACCTGGCCCAAGCGGTTCCACTTCGGCGGCGACCCCCGGCGTCCGGTCAACCTGCACGTCCGCTCGCAGGAGACCCCGGCCTGGCGGCTCGCGCTGCTGTTCCCGGAATGGCTGCGACAGAATCCGGGCGAACGCGACGCCTATGCGGCGGTCAAGAACGCCATGGCCGCGAAGCACGCCGGCGACGGGACCGTCGAGCGATACACCGACGAGAAGCAGGTCTGGGTCGACGCCGCCTTCACCCGCGCCGACGCCTGGGCGGAGTCGACCGGCTGGACGCCGTAA
- the rpsA gene encoding 30S ribosomal protein S1, which translates to MTTDTATAPTAPAGPQQVAINDIGSEEDFLAAIDKTIKYFNDGDIVEGTIVKVDRDEVLLDIGYKTEGVIPSRELSIKHDVDPAEVVTVGDEVEALVLQKEDKEGRLILSKKRAQYERAWGTIEELKEKDEPVKGTVIEVVKGGLILDIGLRGFLPASLVEMRRVRDLQPYVGRELEAKIIELDKNRNNVVLSRRAYLEQTQSEVRSEFLNALAKGQVRKGVVSSIVNFGAFVDLGGVDGLVHVSELSWKHIDHPSEVVEVGQEVTVEVLDVDMDRERVSLSLKATQEDPWRQFARTHAIGQIVPGKVTKLVPFGAFVRVEEGIEGLVHISELAERHVEIPEQVVQVNGDVMVKVIDIDLERRRISLSLKQANEGVTPETEFDPTQYGMAAEYDAEGNYIYPEGFDPDTQEWQEGFDKQREEWERQYAEAHTRYEAHMKQVQKAAEADAEAAADAATGVTSGDSGEQSYTSAPAEAKSGGTLASDEQLAALREKLSGGA; encoded by the coding sequence ATGACGACCGACACCGCCACCGCCCCGACCGCCCCCGCCGGGCCCCAGCAAGTCGCTATCAACGACATCGGGTCGGAGGAAGACTTCCTCGCTGCGATCGACAAGACGATCAAGTACTTCAACGATGGCGACATCGTCGAAGGAACCATCGTCAAGGTCGACCGTGACGAGGTCCTGCTCGACATCGGCTACAAGACCGAGGGTGTCATCCCCTCGCGCGAGCTCTCCATCAAGCACGATGTCGACCCGGCTGAGGTTGTCACCGTCGGCGATGAGGTCGAAGCCCTGGTTCTCCAGAAGGAGGACAAGGAAGGCCGTCTGATCCTGTCCAAGAAGCGCGCGCAGTACGAGCGCGCCTGGGGCACGATCGAGGAGCTCAAGGAGAAGGACGAGCCCGTCAAGGGCACCGTCATCGAGGTCGTCAAGGGCGGCCTCATCCTGGACATCGGCCTCCGCGGCTTCCTGCCCGCGTCGCTGGTCGAGATGCGCCGCGTGCGCGACCTGCAGCCGTACGTCGGCCGCGAGCTCGAGGCGAAGATCATCGAGCTGGACAAGAACCGCAACAACGTGGTCCTGTCCCGCCGCGCCTACCTGGAGCAGACCCAGTCCGAGGTGCGCAGCGAGTTCCTCAACGCGCTCGCCAAGGGCCAGGTCCGCAAGGGTGTCGTGTCGTCCATCGTCAACTTCGGTGCCTTCGTGGACCTGGGTGGCGTCGACGGCCTGGTGCACGTCTCCGAGCTGTCCTGGAAGCACATCGACCACCCGTCCGAGGTCGTCGAGGTCGGCCAGGAGGTCACGGTCGAGGTTCTGGACGTCGACATGGACCGCGAGCGCGTCTCGCTGTCGCTGAAGGCGACCCAGGAAGACCCGTGGCGTCAGTTCGCCCGCACCCACGCGATCGGCCAGATCGTGCCGGGCAAGGTCACCAAGCTCGTCCCGTTCGGTGCGTTCGTGCGCGTCGAGGAGGGCATCGAGGGCCTGGTGCACATCTCCGAGCTGGCCGAGCGCCACGTGGAGATCCCGGAGCAGGTCGTCCAGGTCAACGGCGACGTGATGGTCAAGGTCATCGACATCGACCTCGAGCGTCGTCGCATCTCGCTGTCGCTGAAGCAGGCGAACGAGGGCGTCACGCCGGAGACCGAGTTCGACCCCACTCAGTACGGCATGGCCGCCGAGTACGACGCCGAGGGCAACTACATCTACCCCGAAGGCTTCGACCCGGACACCCAGGAGTGGCAGGAAGGCTTCGACAAGCAGCGTGAGGAGTGGGAGCGTCAGTACGCCGAGGCTCACACCCGCTACGAGGCTCACATGAAGCAGGTCCAGAAGGCCGCCGAGGCCGACGCGGAAGCCGCGGCCGACGCCGCGACCGGTGTCACCTCCGGCGACTCGGGCGAGCAGAGCTACACCTCCGCTCCGGCCGAGGCCAAGAGCGGTGGCACGCTCGCCAGCGACGAGCAGCTCGCGGCTCTCCGCGAGAAGCTGTCGGGCGGCGCGTGA
- a CDS encoding class I SAM-dependent methyltransferase has product MSQQSVAEPDRHAQAEERLGTTGVAYRAVSAPEATAANLAWWDADADDYQATHGGFLGDADFVWCPEGVREADVALLGEVAGKRILEVGCGQAACSRWLAAQGAEAVATDLSAGMLRHAREGNDRTGTPVPLVQATAESLPFADASFDAACSAFGAVPFVASVDVVFAEVRRVLRPGARWVFSVTHPMRWIFPDDPGPQGLTVTQPYFDRTPYVEVDEEGVATYVEYHRTLGDYVRALADAGFALTDLIEPAWPEGHTRTWGQWSPLRGKLFPGTAIFCTQRG; this is encoded by the coding sequence TTGAGCCAGCAGTCCGTCGCCGAGCCCGATCGGCACGCACAGGCCGAGGAGCGGCTCGGCACCACGGGGGTCGCCTACCGGGCGGTCTCGGCGCCGGAAGCGACCGCCGCGAACCTGGCGTGGTGGGACGCCGACGCCGACGACTATCAGGCGACCCACGGCGGGTTCCTCGGCGACGCGGACTTCGTCTGGTGCCCGGAGGGCGTCCGCGAGGCCGACGTCGCGCTTCTGGGTGAAGTCGCCGGCAAGCGGATCCTCGAGGTCGGCTGCGGGCAGGCGGCCTGCTCGCGCTGGCTCGCCGCGCAGGGCGCCGAGGCGGTGGCGACCGATCTGTCGGCGGGCATGCTGCGGCACGCGCGGGAGGGCAACGACCGGACCGGCACTCCCGTCCCGCTCGTGCAGGCGACGGCCGAGTCGCTCCCGTTCGCCGACGCGAGCTTCGACGCGGCCTGCTCGGCTTTCGGCGCGGTGCCGTTCGTGGCGTCGGTGGACGTCGTGTTCGCCGAAGTGCGCCGGGTGCTCCGGCCGGGTGCGCGCTGGGTGTTCTCGGTGACCCATCCGATGCGGTGGATCTTCCCCGACGACCCCGGACCGCAGGGGCTCACGGTCACCCAGCCGTATTTCGACCGCACGCCGTACGTCGAGGTCGACGAAGAGGGCGTCGCCACGTACGTCGAGTACCACCGCACCCTCGGCGACTACGTCCGCGCACTCGCCGACGCCGGTTTCGCGCTCACGGATCTCATCGAGCCCGCCTGGCCGGAGGGTCACACCCGCACCTGGGGACAGTGGAGCCCGTTGCGCGGCAAGCTCTTCCCCGGTACCGCGATCTTCTGCACCCAGCGGGGATGA
- a CDS encoding GNAT family N-acetyltransferase: protein MTPAAERQRARFAALDPWLPPPPPLPPGEPLEAGGAIGTITHVRFAAGSWQRLWSPAHLQILSAILPLDAVAGMSALLSAWRERIALADAEPDSSCTVTWPSRDVAVSRALLDHGLAPQLALAVRAPAAGEAHSVPGVTIRASTRGDLEEIVGLRFEELRYTSLVGHGVVRPGAKALLAEEVRRGLQFGGRIWIAEEEGLTVGMVTGGKRSPIPGDALAGRLPPGEWGYVGTLAVTAAARGRGIGRALTAVVHDELFSPSLRGTFVSYNPANPLSPVFWHRQGYRPLWTTWAAAPAAALR, encoded by the coding sequence ATGACCCCGGCGGCGGAACGGCAGCGGGCACGGTTCGCCGCGCTCGACCCGTGGCTTCCGCCGCCACCCCCGCTCCCGCCGGGCGAACCCCTCGAAGCGGGCGGCGCCATCGGGACGATCACGCACGTGCGGTTCGCGGCGGGTTCCTGGCAACGACTCTGGAGCCCCGCGCATCTGCAGATCCTCTCCGCGATCCTCCCCCTCGACGCGGTCGCGGGCATGAGCGCGCTGCTCTCCGCCTGGCGCGAGCGGATCGCGCTCGCCGACGCCGAACCCGATTCGTCGTGCACGGTCACCTGGCCCAGCCGTGACGTCGCGGTCTCACGGGCCCTGCTCGACCACGGGCTCGCGCCGCAACTGGCGCTGGCCGTCCGGGCACCCGCGGCGGGGGAAGCGCATTCCGTGCCCGGCGTGACCATCCGCGCGTCGACACGGGGCGATCTGGAGGAGATCGTCGGCCTTCGGTTCGAGGAACTTCGCTACACCTCGCTCGTCGGCCACGGTGTCGTCCGGCCCGGCGCCAAGGCCCTGCTCGCGGAAGAGGTCCGGCGCGGCCTGCAGTTCGGCGGCCGGATCTGGATCGCCGAAGAGGAAGGTCTCACGGTCGGGATGGTGACCGGCGGAAAGCGCTCCCCGATCCCCGGCGACGCGCTCGCCGGGCGCCTGCCACCGGGCGAATGGGGTTACGTCGGAACGCTCGCGGTCACCGCGGCCGCGCGGGGACGCGGGATCGGGCGCGCGCTGACCGCCGTCGTGCACGACGAGCTGTTCTCGCCGTCGCTGCGCGGTACCTTCGTCTCGTACAATCCGGCGAATCCGCTGTCCCCGGTGTTCTGGCACCGGCAGGGTTATCGTCCTCTGTGGACGACGTGGGCGGCCGCCCCGGCCGCGGCCCTTCGGTAG
- a CDS encoding GNAT family N-acetyltransferase, whose translation MEIEKTLFDAHRARFASIDRFLPEAAPAPVAGERVDAATAAGVQVTGVVQRQLHGPDDVPLLWSAADVRQLFPFIGDTGTEGMDVLLRAWRTWMEAESPGEDSSCVVNWPSRDAEAIRAFLDHGLVPMSALAVRTGSHRDGPAVEGVTVRRARHDDFDTVLAMAVSTHDYIGQVATRHRPNAAELLAPALETALDKDVPLLWLAERDARIAAFAHGAWITSSPGSAEAELLPHGRWGYVNNVVTVPGLRGSGLGRTLMSVVHKEFAADGADGTYLYYNPTNPLSSVFWHRQGYRPLWTSWEVHPASALR comes from the coding sequence ATGGAAATCGAGAAGACCTTGTTCGACGCGCACCGCGCCCGGTTCGCGTCGATCGACAGGTTCCTGCCCGAGGCCGCGCCCGCCCCGGTCGCCGGCGAACGCGTGGACGCGGCCACCGCGGCGGGCGTCCAGGTCACCGGGGTGGTGCAGCGCCAGCTGCACGGCCCGGACGACGTCCCCCTGCTGTGGTCGGCCGCCGACGTGCGCCAGCTCTTCCCGTTCATCGGGGACACCGGCACCGAAGGCATGGATGTGCTGCTACGCGCGTGGCGGACGTGGATGGAAGCCGAATCCCCCGGCGAGGACTCGTCGTGCGTGGTCAACTGGCCGAGCCGGGACGCCGAGGCGATCCGCGCCTTCCTCGACCACGGGCTGGTGCCGATGTCCGCACTCGCCGTGCGCACCGGAAGCCATCGGGACGGCCCTGCCGTCGAGGGCGTGACCGTCCGCCGCGCCCGGCACGACGACTTCGACACCGTGCTCGCGATGGCCGTGTCGACCCACGACTACATCGGCCAGGTCGCCACCCGGCACCGCCCGAACGCCGCCGAACTGCTCGCCCCGGCGCTGGAAACCGCGCTCGACAAGGACGTCCCGCTGCTGTGGCTGGCCGAACGGGACGCCCGCATCGCGGCCTTCGCACACGGCGCGTGGATCACCTCATCGCCGGGTTCGGCCGAGGCCGAGCTGCTCCCCCACGGCCGCTGGGGCTACGTCAACAACGTCGTCACCGTGCCCGGCCTGCGCGGAAGCGGGCTCGGGCGCACACTGATGTCGGTGGTGCACAAGGAGTTCGCCGCCGACGGCGCGGACGGCACCTACCTCTATTACAACCCGACCAACCCGCTCTCCTCGGTGTTCTGGCACCGGCAGGGTTATCGTCCACTGTGGACGTCCTGGGAGGTCCATCCGGCGTCGGCCCTGCGTTAG